A stretch of Clostridia bacterium DNA encodes these proteins:
- a CDS encoding indolepyruvate oxidoreductase subunit beta: MEKLNIMLVGVGGQGSLLASRVLGNVAMKIGFDVKVSEVHGMSQRGGSVVTYVKMDKKVYSPLVDKGEADIIIAFEQLEAMRWVEYLKKDGKMIISEQKINPMPVIIGRAKYPESIIEKIKNVCSNILAIDALHLAKECGNIKATNIVLLGLMAKSTGIEKEIWLEAMKEVIPQKLLDVNVKAFEAGYAS, translated from the coding sequence ATGGAAAAGCTTAATATAATGCTGGTAGGTGTCGGCGGTCAAGGATCTCTTCTTGCCAGTAGGGTTTTAGGTAATGTAGCAATGAAGATAGGCTTTGATGTGAAAGTTTCTGAAGTGCATGGAATGTCACAAAGAGGCGGAAGCGTAGTTACTTATGTAAAAATGGATAAAAAAGTATACTCACCCCTGGTTGATAAAGGTGAAGCTGACATAATAATTGCATTTGAGCAGCTTGAAGCAATGAGGTGGGTGGAATACCTTAAGAAAGACGGCAAAATGATAATCAGTGAGCAGAAGATTAATCCAATGCCTGTTATAATCGGAAGAGCAAAGTACCCAGAAAGTATAATAGAAAAAATCAAGAATGTATGCTCAAACATACTGGCTATAGATGCTCTTCATTTAGCAAAAGAATGTGGGAATATAAAAGCTACTAATATCGTATTACTAGGCTTGATGGCAAAATCTACGGGAATAGAAAAGGAAATATGGCTTGAAGCCATGAAGGAAGTTATTCCGCAGAAGCTGCTGGATGTAAATGTGAAAGCTTTTGAAGCAGGGTATGCCAGCTAA